In Salinibaculum sp. SYNS191, the genomic window CTCGTCGTCGACCGGACGCCGGTCAAGGGGCGGCTGGCGCGGTCGACGCCGGAACTCATCGTCGAGAAGCTGGCCGGCGAGGACGACGGCGACTTCTACGACCGGCTGCTGGGGAAGTTCTGACCGTCAATACCCGCTCCTGTTCGACGGTAAGGATTAATTCTCGCGCGTCCCACTAGCGAGTATGACCATCCTCGTCGCAGTGGCCGACGACCCGATGCGCGAGCGCGTGCTGGACGTGGGACTGGACCTTGGCCGGGGGCTCGGCCAGGACCTGTACGTCCTGCATCTGGTCAACGAGACATCTGCCGACTCCGACGCCCGGCGCATCCGGGACGAGGTCCGCGAGTACGTCACCGGGGCCGACGTCGCCGTGACTGTCTCCGTCGAACAGATATCACACACCGGCGCGCGCTCGGGTCCACGCACCGCCCAGGAACTGCTCGACGCCGCCGCCGACGTCCACATCTCCCACATCGTCATGGGGCACACCTCGAAGGGCCTGCTCGGCAACCTCAAGGACGGCAGCACGGCCTTCGCCGTCGCGGACAGCGCGGAGATTCCGGTGACGATCGTCCCGTCGATGGACCAGTAACCGGCCGGGTCGTTGCCAGCCCCAATACTGTTAAGTGGTGGCGAAAGCTCGGTGAAAATAATGACGGACGACCCCGAGGAGGGGATGCTATCCTGGGACGAGTCGGTGTTCCGGGACGAGCACGTCTTCGAGATCGACTACGTGCCGGAGTCGTTTCTCCACCGCGAGAAGCAGGTCACGGGACTCCAGCACGCGCTCCGGCCGGCGGTCCGCGGCTCCCGGCCGCTGAACGTGATGGCCCAGGGCCCGCCCGGAACCGGCAAGACGACGGCGGTGCAGATTCTGTTCGACGAACTGCGCGCCCAGACGGACGTGCAGGCGGTGCGGGTGAACTGCCAGGTCAACTCCACGCGCTACTCGGTGTTCTCGCGGCTGTTCGAGGGCGTCTTCGACTACGAACCGCCGTCGTCGGGCATCTCGTTCAAGGAGGTGTTCTCCCAGGTGACCGACCGCCTCGTCGAGGACGACGAGGTGCTGGTGGTCGCGCTGGACGACGTGAACTACCTGTTCTACGAGTCAGAGGCCTCCGATACGCTGTACTCGCTGCTGCGCGCCCACGAGGAGCAGGGCGGGGCGAAAATCGGCGTCATCGTCATCTCCTCGGACCTGGACCTCGACATCATCGAGGAACTGGACAGCCGCGTCCAGTCGGTCTTTCGCCCCGAGGAGGTCTACTTCCCGAACTACGACGAGGCGGAAATCGTCGAAATCCTGCAGGAGCGGGCCGACCGCGGCTTCCACGACGGCGTCATCGACACGCCGGTGCTGGACCGCGTGGCCGAACTCACCGCCGAGCAGGGCGGGGACCTCCGGGTCGGCATCGACCTGCTCCGGCGGGCGGGGCTGAACGCCGAGATGCGCGCATCCCGCACCGTCGAGACGCAGGACGTCGAGGAGGCCTACGACAAGTCGAAGTACGTCCACCTCTCCCGCCGGCTCCGGGAACTGTCCGACTCCGAGACGGCGCTGGTGGAGGTCATCGCCGAACACGACGGCGAGCGCACCGGCGACATCTACGAGGCGTTCCACGAGCGGACCGACCTTGGCTACACCCGCTACTCCGAGATAATCAACAAGCTCGACCAGCTGGGCATCATCGACGCCGACTACACCGACGTCGAGGGACGCGGGCGCTCGCGGGAACTCACGCTGAACTACGACGCCGGGGCGGTCCTCGACCGGCTGTAGAACAGCCGTTTGCATATTAATACATTGTAAACGCACCGCGGAGAGCGACGGCAGGGGCGTCAGTACCTTCGTGAGAAACGGCTGCCGTCGGTCACTCCAGCGCGCCGGCCGTCCGCGAGAGCCACTCGACGGCGTAGGCCGCGCCGTGGTCGCGGTAGGCGGCGGTGTCCAGTGCGTCGAACGGCTTTGGAATCTCGCCGGCGTGTTTGACGGCCGAACAGGCCAGTTCCGCGGCGTCGCCGAAGTCGGTGCGGCCCTGCGCGACGGCCTCGTTCAGCCCCGACAGTCGCGGTTCCAGGCGTTCGCCGGCGTCTAGCCAGGCGTCGAAGAGGTCGGGGAACTCCTCGCCCCACCCGGCGAAGACGTCGCGGGTCTGCAGGCCGAGGTAGGCGTCGTAGCAGGCGGCGGCGACCTGGTAGACCCCGACGGGGTCGAGGAAGTCACCGGCGGCAGCGTCGAACTCGGGATAGCGGTCCTCGAAGAAGCCGAGGAAGTGCTCCGGTTCGCCGAGGCCGACCTGGACCAGCGCCTCCGCGACGAGGAAGTCGACGAACGACTCCGGGGAACCCTCCAGGCGGGGCTTGACGATGACCACCGGCGGGTCGGTCTGTCGGGTCCAGGCGACGCCGCCGTCGCCCGGCATCCCGACGGTGAAGTCCCCGCCGGCGTACCGCTGGAGGACGTCGGGCGCGTCCTGCGGGAGCCACTCGGCCGGGACGGTCACGGGGTCGAGGCTGTCGACGAGCAGGCCCAGGTCCTCGGCCTGTGCCGGCGGGAGCGTCTCGAAGTCGCGGTCACAGTCCAGCACGAGCGCGCCGGGGGCGTGGCTCTCGCGGACCCCGGCCAGGGAGTCGCTCAGCGGTCGCTCGGTGAACATCAGGTCAGCGCGAGGTTCGCGACCAGCACCAGCGAGATGAGGACGGCGACGGCGAGCGTGCCGATGACGACTTTGGTTGCAGTACTCATACGCGACCGTTCCACCACCAACCCTAAAAAGGCACAGATTCGCCGCGGTCACAAGGACCAATATTAAGACCTGTCCACTGCGACGTACTATCACAAATGCCAGAGGAGACACACGAGACCCCGGTCAGCGACATCATGAGCAGCCCTGTCGTCACCGTTACACAGGAGACGACCATCGCCGAGGCCGCCGGCGTGCTCGCCGACGAGCACGTCGGGTCGCTGGTCGTCGGCGACGACATCATCGAAGGCATCATCACGGAGACGGACATCGTCCGCGCGGTCGGTGACGGCATCTCACTCGACGAGACGACGGTCGCGGAGATAATGACCGACCCCGTCGTGACCATCCGACCCCACGAGTCCGTCCAGGTCGCCGGCGAGCGGATGGGCCACAACGGCGTCAAGAAACTGCCCGTCACGGAGGACGGCGAACCCGTCGGCATCGTCACGACGACCGACCTCGCGCACTTCTTCCCGCGCAACCGCATCAAGATGGCCTCCCAGCCCGAACGCGACGTGGAGGAAGGCGAGTTCGAGTAATCAGTCGCCCGAGGTGCCGACGCCCGCCCGCCGGGCCACGGTCTTCCACTGCCCGGACCAGAACCGCCCCGTGTTCACCGCTGCTTTCGTGTAGTAATCGGCCAGGATGGCCAGGAATATCGCTGGCATGCCCAGCCCCAGCCCCGGCGCGACGCTGACGCCGGCGACGGTCACGGTGAAGCCGGTCGGCAGCGCCAGCGCCGCAATCGGGAGGCGGACGACGTAGGACCCGACGAACATCCCGTACAGCGGCCAGCGGGTGTCCCCGGCACCGCGGAGGCTGCCCCGCATCGTCCGCGCGATGCTGAACGCCGCCGTCACGACCCCGAATATCCGGACGAAGTCGACGGTCAGCGCGACGTGTTCGGTGCCGAAGGCCTGCGCGATGGGGCGGGCGGCCACGACGAGGACGACGGCGATGAGCAACTGCGTGACCAGCCCGATGCGCAGCGTCTGCCAGCCGTAGTCGGTCGCCGAATCCTCGTCGCCCGACCCCAGCGACTGGCCCACGAGCGTGCTCGCGGCCGTCGAGTAGCCCCACGCCGGCATCAGCGCGAGCGACATGACCCGCCGGCCGATGGCGTAGGCGGAGACGGCCGCCGGCCCCAGCACGCTGAGGATGAACAGGAACGGGAACCGGACGCTCGACTGGAGCAGGCGCATCCCGCCCAGCGGCGAGGCGACGCGGACGATCTCCGTCAGTAGCTCGGCGTCGAACTGCTTCCCGCGCAGGGGCAGCGCGATGTCGAACTTCCCCGAGACCAGTAGCCAGAAGAACACGGCGGCCCCGAACGCGGTGGCGACGACGGTCCCGACGGCCGCGCCGACGATGCCCAGCCGCGGTGCCGGCCCGAGTCCGAAGATGAGCACGGCGTTGAGCACGACGTTCGCCGGCAGCGTGAGCATCCGGACGTACATCGGGGTGCGCGTGTCGCCGCTGCCGGCCAGCGCGCGGGCGGCGATGAGCCCCCAGAACCGGAAAGCGAGCGAGAGCATGACGACCTGCAGGTACGCCGACCCGAAGTCGATGACCGCCTGGTCGTCGGAGAGCAGGTCCACGAGCGGGTCGGCGTACACCCACGCCCCGATAGTCAGCGGTATCGAGATGGCCAGCGAGAGCCACAGCGACTGCTTGACCGCCAGGCCCGCGCGCTCGCGCTCGCCCGCGCCCTGCAGGCGGGAGACGACGCTAATGGTTCCGCTGGTCAGCGCCAGCGCCAGCCCGAAGCCGATGAAGTAGTACTGAAAGCCCAGTTCCAGGCCGGCGATGGCCCTGTCGCCGAAGGCCAGGCCGACGAAGAGGAAGTCGGCCATCCGGAGCAACACGCGGAGCCCGCCGGTCACCATCACCGGCGCGGCGAGGTCGAACGCCTCTGTCGCCTTCGCGCGCTCGACCAGTCCCAGTCGCGCGAGCGCCGCCGGAAAGGACTCGAGCACCCACTGAACTGCGCCACGGACGACCATTCACTCGGACGTTGTCCCGCACGGTCACCTTTGTTTCGACTCCGCCGTCGCCTTGAGTCTGGACCGCTTCGGCTGCCGTATGCCCCCGACAGAGGGTGACACCTACACCGCAGAGCGGACGTTCACGGAGGCGGACGTCCGGCGCTTCGCCGCCGTGACCGGCGACGACCAGACACGCCACACCGACCCCGGCCCCGACGGCCGCCTGCTGGTCCACGGCCTGCTCACCGGGAGCCTGCTGACGGAGGTGAGCGGCGACATCGAGATGCTCGCAAGCGAGATGAGTTTCGAGTTCCACCGGCCGGTCTACACCGGCGACACCGTGGTCTGTGAGTGGACGAACGAGTCCGTCACCGAGCGGGCCGACGGCTGGCACGTCGAGGCGCGGGTCGTCTGCCGCCGGGTGTCGGGCGGGGAGGCGGGAACGGTCCTGACAGCCACCGTGGCGGGACTGGTCCGCGAGTGACTCAGGGAATCAACTGCTCGCCGTCGTCGTCGTAGACGGCGATCGCGTCGACGGGGCAGGCCCGCGCGGCGAACTTCGCGTCCAGTTCTGCGTCTTCGGGGACTTCCCGGACGAAGAGGCCGTCCTCCCGCTCCTCGCTGTCGGCCAGCACCGCCTTGCCGGCGTCCTTGTCCTGTTCGAATGCGTCCCACTCGGAGACACACTGGAACATGCCGATACAGGTGTCCCGGTCGTACTCGATGCGCATACCTCCGGTTGCACGGTCAACGGCTAAAAGGTGTAGGGAGAGCGAACGAACGTTTAAATCGGGGCACGCCCGAACCACGGGATAATGGACGTCGCGGACATCCCGGGCGTGCCCGCGTGGCTGCCCGACCACCTGCGCGAGCAGGGCATCGAAGAGCTGTATCCCCCGCAGGCCGAGGCCGTGGAGGCGGGCGTCACCGAGGGCGAGAGCCTGGTCGCCTCCATCCCCACCGCCAGCGGGAAGACGCTCATCGCCGCCATGGCGATGCTCGCCAGCATCGAGCGCGAGGGGAAGGCACTGTACATCGTTCCCCTACGTGCGCTCGCCAGCGAGAAGCAGGCCGACTTCGCGGAGTACGAACAGTACGGGCTCGACGTCGGCGTCTCGACGGGTAACTACGAGTCCGAAGGGGGCTGGCTGGCCGACAAGGACATCGTCGTCGCGACCAGCGAGAAGGTCGATTCCCTCGTGCGAAACGACGCGCCGTGGCTGGACGACCTCTCCTGTGTCGTCGCCGACGAGGTGCACCTGGTCGACGACGGCGAGCGCGGGCCGACGCTGGAGGTGACACTCGCCAAACTCCGCTCGCTGAACGAGCGCCTCCAGACGGTGGCGCTGTCGGCGACAATCGGCAACGCGGGCGAACTCGCCGACTGGCTGGACGCCGCGCTGGTCGACTCGGACTGGCGGCCCATCGACCTCCAGAAGGGGGTCCACTACGGCGACGCGCTCCACCTCGAAGACGGGAGCCAGTCCCGCGTCGCGGTCAGGAACAGCGAGGACCAGACCGCTGCCGTCGTCCGCGACACGCTCGAAGACGAGGGGTCGTCGCTCGTGTTCGTCAACTCCCGTCGCAACGCGGAGGCCGCGGCACGGCGGCTGACCGGCACCACGGAGGGCTTTCTCTCCGGCGAGGAGCGCGAGCGCCTGGCCGAGATTGCCGCCGAGATACGCGACGTGAGCGACACCGAGACCAGCGAGGACCTGGCCGACGCCGTCGAGGCGGGCGCGGCCTTCCACCACGCGGGCCTCGCCCGCGACCACCGCTCGCTCGTCGAGGACGCCTTCCGCGAGCGGCTGCTCAAGGTCGTCTCCGCGACGCCGACGCTCGCGGCGGGGGTGAACACCCCCAGCAGGCGCGTCGTCGTCCGGGACTGGCGGCGCTACGACGGCCAGGTAGGCGGGATGCAACCCCTCTCGGTGCTGGAGGTCCACCAGATGATGGGTCGCGCCGGGCGGCCGGGGCTGGACCCGTACGGCGAGGCCGTCCTCGTGGCATCCAGCCACGACGAACTGGACGAACTGTTCGAGCGGTACGTCTGGGCGGACCCCGAACCGGTCCGCTCGAAACTCGCCGCCGAACCCGCGCTGCGGACGCACATCCTCGCCACCGTCGCCTCCGGGTTTGCCCGTTCCCGGTCGGGCCTGCTGGAGTTTCTGGAGGGGACGCTGTACGCCGAGCAGACCGCCGACCGCGACCGGCTGGAGTCGGTGACGGACAACGTCATCGAGTACCTGGAACGGAACGGCTTTCTGGAACGCGAGGCGCCACGCGCCTCCGAAGACGGGGCGGCCGACGAACTCTCCGCGACCAGCCTCGGCCATACGGTCTCGCGGCTGTACCTGGACCCGATGAGCGCCGCCGAGATTATCGACGGGCTGCGAGCGGCACAGCGGGCCGGCGCGACGGTGCAGACCGGGGCCGACGCCCCGAGCGAGGACGCGGAACCGGCCGGCTTCCAGTCGGCCAGCGACCTCCGCGACCAGCAGGAGGCGGCCACCGACGAGCCCCCGGAGATTACCGCGCTCGGCCTGTACCACCTCGTCGCGCGGACGCCGGACATGTACGAACTCTACCTGCGCTCGGGCGACGAGGAGACCTACACCGAGATCGCCTACGAGCGGGAGGCGGAACTGCTCGGTCGGCCACCCTCGGAGTACGAGGACCGCTTCGACGACTGGTTGTCGGCGCTGAAGACCGCCCGGCTGCTGGAGGACTGGGCCAGCGAGCGCGACGAGGACCAGATAACCGACCGCTACGGCGTCGGCCCGGGCGACATCCGCGGGAAGGTCGACACCGCCCAGTGGCTGCTCGGAGCCGCGGAGTCGCTGGTGAGCGAACTCGACGTGGACGTCGCGCCGGCCGTCCGCGAGGCGCGCACCCGCGTCGAACACGGCGTCCGGAGCGAACTCGTCGACCTCGCTGGCGTCCGCGGCGTCGGCCGCAAGCGCGCCCGCCGCCTGTTCGAGGCCGGTATCGAGACCCGCGCGGACCTCCGGGACGCGGACAAGTCCGTCGTCCTCGCCGCGTTGCGAGGCCGCCGGAAGACCGCAGAGAACGTCCTGGAGAACGCCGGGCACCGCGACCCGTCGATGGACGGCGTGGAGCCGGACGAGGATGTTTCACACGAAGGAACTGATACGTCGACCGACGACGACACCGCCGACGACCAGGCCAACCTGGGTGATTTCTAGTGCAACTGGTCGAGGGGCTGGCGAGGGTCGAGGACGTGGACGCGTTCGTCGAGCGCCTGGGCGAGATTGGGGCGGAGTACGGCGTCGCCGTGCAGGCCTTCGACGCCCGGTACGTCGTCGACCGCGAGCACCTGACGCTGGCGGTCGACCTCGCGAACCGCGAGACCGACCGGGGCGAGGCAATCGCCCGCGACCGCGCGGTCGAGATACTGCTGTACGCCGCGGGCCGCCGGCAGATAAACCGCGCCATCGAGATAGGCGTCGACGAGGGCGAGACTCCGGCAGTGGTCGTCGTCGACGGGGGAACGGAGGGCGACGAGGCCAGTGCGGCCGCGGCCGTCGCGGACCTGCTGGCACCGGCCGAGACGCTGGGCGAACCCGACCGCGAGCGCGTGATGGACTTCTTCGACGTCACCGAACGGGAACTGGCCGCGACCGACGGGACGCTGGCCGACCTGGTCCGCGAACGGGTCGCGCTGCTCGTCGTGGAACGATGACCGTTCTCACCGACCCCCTCTCCATCGGCGGCTGCGAGGTGCCCAATCGGCTCTACCGCGCTCCGCTGCTGGAGTGTGCCGGCAACGGGCCGGATGCGGTCGACACGCTGATCGACGAACTCGAACCGGCGGCCGCCGCCGGGACTGGACTCATCTTCCAGGGCGCGAGCATCGTCACTCCGGAGGGCGGCTGTGCCGCTCCGAACATGACGCGGGTCCACGACCCCGAGTTCGTCGCGGACCTCTCGCGGCTGACGGACGCCGTCCACGACCACGGCAGCCGCATCTTCCTCCAGCTCGCCCACGGCGGCCTGCGGAGCCTGGACCTCTGGCACGCCCAGCACCGCCGCCGGAGCGACGCCGTCGGTCAGAAAGCAGTCTCGAAACCGCCCTGGCACCTGCGGCTGGCCGACCGCCTCGGATTCGTCGACCTCCAGCCCGAGGTGCTCTCGACGGCGGAGGTGTACGACCTCGCGGCGGCGTTCGGCCGCGCGGCCGGGTACGCCGTCGACGCGGGCTACGACGGCATCCACCTCTCGGCAGCGAACATGAGCCTCATCCAGCAGTTCCTCTCGCCGTACTACAACCGCCGCGACGACGAGTTCGCCGACGGCGTGCAGTTCCTGCTGGCGATTCGGGACGCGATCCGCGACCACGCCGGCGACGTCCCGCTCGTGACGAAGGTACCGGCCGAGACGGCCGCGCCGCCCTTTGTCCGTCGCCACCTCACCCGCGGGGACGCCGTGGACATCGCCTCGCGGCTGGCGGCGGCGGGGTTCGACGCGCTCGTCCCCGTCGAGGTCTCGGTCTACTGGGACATGAGCGTCGTCCGCGGCGAGTACCCGGCCCGCGCGTGGGCTGCTTCGGACCTGCAGGCCGACTACGCCGCCGCGTTCGGGGGCCGCCTCCGGGCGCGCGCGGTCCGGGCGGCCAACCGCGTCGAGGAGTACTGGTACCCGACGGAACCGGGCTGGAACGCGGACCTCTGCCGCGCGGTCCGGGCGGCCGTGGACGTGCCGGTGCTCTGCGAGGGCGGCCTCCGCGAGCGCGACCACTGCGAGGGGCTACTCGGTGACGACGGCTCCCCCGCCTGCGACATGGTCGGCATGGGGCGACCG contains:
- a CDS encoding cyclic nucleotide-binding/CBS domain-containing protein → MPEETHETPVSDIMSSPVVTVTQETTIAEAAGVLADEHVGSLVVGDDIIEGIITETDIVRAVGDGISLDETTVAEIMTDPVVTIRPHESVQVAGERMGHNGVKKLPVTEDGEPVGIVTTTDLAHFFPRNRIKMASQPERDVEEGEFE
- a CDS encoding DUF7089 family protein, with the protein product MFTERPLSDSLAGVRESHAPGALVLDCDRDFETLPPAQAEDLGLLVDSLDPVTVPAEWLPQDAPDVLQRYAGGDFTVGMPGDGGVAWTRQTDPPVVIVKPRLEGSPESFVDFLVAEALVQVGLGEPEHFLGFFEDRYPEFDAAAGDFLDPVGVYQVAAACYDAYLGLQTRDVFAGWGEEFPDLFDAWLDAGERLEPRLSGLNEAVAQGRTDFGDAAELACSAVKHAGEIPKPFDALDTAAYRDHGAAYAVEWLSRTAGALE
- a CDS encoding ATP-dependent DNA helicase, with the protein product MDVADIPGVPAWLPDHLREQGIEELYPPQAEAVEAGVTEGESLVASIPTASGKTLIAAMAMLASIEREGKALYIVPLRALASEKQADFAEYEQYGLDVGVSTGNYESEGGWLADKDIVVATSEKVDSLVRNDAPWLDDLSCVVADEVHLVDDGERGPTLEVTLAKLRSLNERLQTVALSATIGNAGELADWLDAALVDSDWRPIDLQKGVHYGDALHLEDGSQSRVAVRNSEDQTAAVVRDTLEDEGSSLVFVNSRRNAEAAARRLTGTTEGFLSGEERERLAEIAAEIRDVSDTETSEDLADAVEAGAAFHHAGLARDHRSLVEDAFRERLLKVVSATPTLAAGVNTPSRRVVVRDWRRYDGQVGGMQPLSVLEVHQMMGRAGRPGLDPYGEAVLVASSHDELDELFERYVWADPEPVRSKLAAEPALRTHILATVASGFARSRSGLLEFLEGTLYAEQTADRDRLESVTDNVIEYLERNGFLEREAPRASEDGAADELSATSLGHTVSRLYLDPMSAAEIIDGLRAAQRAGATVQTGADAPSEDAEPAGFQSASDLRDQQEAATDEPPEITALGLYHLVARTPDMYELYLRSGDEETYTEIAYEREAELLGRPPSEYEDRFDDWLSALKTARLLEDWASERDEDQITDRYGVGPGDIRGKVDTAQWLLGAAESLVSELDVDVAPAVREARTRVEHGVRSELVDLAGVRGVGRKRARRLFEAGIETRADLRDADKSVVLAALRGRRKTAENVLENAGHRDPSMDGVEPDEDVSHEGTDTSTDDDTADDQANLGDF
- the cgi121 gene encoding KEOPS complex subunit Cgi121 — translated: MQLVEGLARVEDVDAFVERLGEIGAEYGVAVQAFDARYVVDREHLTLAVDLANRETDRGEAIARDRAVEILLYAAGRRQINRAIEIGVDEGETPAVVVVDGGTEGDEASAAAAVADLLAPAETLGEPDRERVMDFFDVTERELAATDGTLADLVRERVALLVVER
- a CDS encoding ORC1-type DNA replication protein, with amino-acid sequence MTDDPEEGMLSWDESVFRDEHVFEIDYVPESFLHREKQVTGLQHALRPAVRGSRPLNVMAQGPPGTGKTTAVQILFDELRAQTDVQAVRVNCQVNSTRYSVFSRLFEGVFDYEPPSSGISFKEVFSQVTDRLVEDDEVLVVALDDVNYLFYESEASDTLYSLLRAHEEQGGAKIGVIVISSDLDLDIIEELDSRVQSVFRPEEVYFPNYDEAEIVEILQERADRGFHDGVIDTPVLDRVAELTAEQGGDLRVGIDLLRRAGLNAEMRASRTVETQDVEEAYDKSKYVHLSRRLRELSDSETALVEVIAEHDGERTGDIYEAFHERTDLGYTRYSEIINKLDQLGIIDADYTDVEGRGRSRELTLNYDAGAVLDRL
- a CDS encoding MATE family efflux transporter, which codes for MVVRGAVQWVLESFPAALARLGLVERAKATEAFDLAAPVMVTGGLRVLLRMADFLFVGLAFGDRAIAGLELGFQYYFIGFGLALALTSGTISVVSRLQGAGERERAGLAVKQSLWLSLAISIPLTIGAWVYADPLVDLLSDDQAVIDFGSAYLQVVMLSLAFRFWGLIAARALAGSGDTRTPMYVRMLTLPANVVLNAVLIFGLGPAPRLGIVGAAVGTVVATAFGAAVFFWLLVSGKFDIALPLRGKQFDAELLTEIVRVASPLGGMRLLQSSVRFPFLFILSVLGPAAVSAYAIGRRVMSLALMPAWGYSTAASTLVGQSLGSGDEDSATDYGWQTLRIGLVTQLLIAVVLVVAARPIAQAFGTEHVALTVDFVRIFGVVTAAFSIARTMRGSLRGAGDTRWPLYGMFVGSYVVRLPIAALALPTGFTVTVAGVSVAPGLGLGMPAIFLAILADYYTKAAVNTGRFWSGQWKTVARRAGVGTSGD
- a CDS encoding ferredoxin gives rise to the protein MRIEYDRDTCIGMFQCVSEWDAFEQDKDAGKAVLADSEEREDGLFVREVPEDAELDAKFAARACPVDAIAVYDDDGEQLIP
- a CDS encoding NADH:flavin oxidoreductase; the encoded protein is MTVLTDPLSIGGCEVPNRLYRAPLLECAGNGPDAVDTLIDELEPAAAAGTGLIFQGASIVTPEGGCAAPNMTRVHDPEFVADLSRLTDAVHDHGSRIFLQLAHGGLRSLDLWHAQHRRRSDAVGQKAVSKPPWHLRLADRLGFVDLQPEVLSTAEVYDLAAAFGRAAGYAVDAGYDGIHLSAANMSLIQQFLSPYYNRRDDEFADGVQFLLAIRDAIRDHAGDVPLVTKVPAETAAPPFVRRHLTRGDAVDIASRLAAAGFDALVPVEVSVYWDMSVVRGEYPARAWAASDLQADYAAAFGGRLRARAVRAANRVEEYWYPTEPGWNADLCRAVRAAVDVPVLCEGGLRERDHCEGLLGDDGSPACDMVGMGRPFYAEPRLPARLLDGGGRVLCESCNNCTVPQVAGEPGRCRTPDIVRERARLERDGAYDGEE
- a CDS encoding universal stress protein, yielding MTILVAVADDPMRERVLDVGLDLGRGLGQDLYVLHLVNETSADSDARRIRDEVREYVTGADVAVTVSVEQISHTGARSGPRTAQELLDAAADVHISHIVMGHTSKGLLGNLKDGSTAFAVADSAEIPVTIVPSMDQ
- a CDS encoding MaoC/PaaZ C-terminal domain-containing protein translates to MPPTEGDTYTAERTFTEADVRRFAAVTGDDQTRHTDPGPDGRLLVHGLLTGSLLTEVSGDIEMLASEMSFEFHRPVYTGDTVVCEWTNESVTERADGWHVEARVVCRRVSGGEAGTVLTATVAGLVRE